The Saccharomycodes ludwigii strain NBRC 1722 chromosome II, whole genome shotgun sequence genome window below encodes:
- a CDS encoding helix-turn-helix transcriptional regulator gives MDASVNEESVQTAISGFIVNLCLLINHSINFSPELIKRDEQFDQSKRQYLLPMLVSDPLKLSGGCLPKFVIQSYKQTLNKLDIEIDDTNNYHYLNNDYTKKFYMNRTLSMLEYNRLNKVVEICFYNLYMCVLRFKEVEQYNKDKYLSISKLFNTSFTTTEVLSNSSVVNFKTKNWSTNNTWKEIFQEHLFLTENRFSRIFKSFVGITFKEYETFCFKTLEVNFRVLKDCIDIVSSVGNEIDHNIWKNLAYKLLNNINCDNRKNSSVCMTTNSGNVTIAKNAWNIFPINPEFLEAVKFTNSNIDAADTCKILLPQSFSLQNYSSSNGRENRKNTKVRKQLLAKKIPKLEPGLVKKCNYYLLGLVNTKSVDGIKSEHMQTLNPSLEPCYPEHCNSNKSLATVYTSKNSVDSCTENQSVHLFKIPNSGMNNDNDGKLKELLISEKHMSDNYTTANFVLPNETLLANGIYTKDATSNATKIDTNYHKSDDNITTILNNNNQKQHNSSFQAAYKAFCLDYTMEALYLYHYDTTYNHTNYKKTTPSAKRHNLIDRTEAPLTVTPDNEPDSAFSENKTSSDIIREMLFYEEKQEQNN, from the coding sequence atggatGCATCAGTAAATGAAGAATCCGTTCAGACTGCTATTAGTGGGTTTATAGTAAACTTATGTCTACTTATAAACCATTCCATAAATTTTAGTCctgaattaattaaaagagaTGAACAATTCGATCAATCAAAAAGACAATATCTTCTGCCCATGCTGGTGTCAGATCCATTAAAATTATCCGGTGGTTGTTTGCCCAAATTTGTTATCCAATCATACAAACaaactttaaataaattagatATTGAGATAGACGACACAAATaactatcattatttaaacAATGACTAcaccaaaaaattttatatgaaCAGGACATTATCCATGTTGGAATACAACAGATTGAATAAAGTGGTGGAAATATGCTTTTACAATCTTTACATGTGTGTTCTAAGGTTTAAAGAAGTGGAACAGTATAATAAAGACAAGTATTTAAGCATTAGTAAGCTTTTTAATACATCTTTCACCACCACTGAGGTTCTTAGCAACTCTTCTGTGGTGAATTTCAAAACAAAGAATTGGAGTACAAATAACACTTGGAAGGAGATTTTCCAAgaacatttatttttgactGAAAACAGATTTTCTCGCATATTTAAATCCTTTGTTGGAATAACTTTTAAGGAATATGAAACCTTTTGTTTCAAAACGCTTGAAGTAAACTTTAgagttttaaaagattgtATTGATATAGTTTCCAGTGTAGGTAACGAAATTGATCAtaatatttggaaaaactTAGCATACAAACTTTTGAACAATATTAATTGTGATAACAGAAAAAACAGCAGCGTTTGTATGACCACAAATAGTGGTAATGTTACTATCGCCAAAAATGCGTGGaatatttttccaattaaCCCAGAGTTCTTAGAGGCGGTGAAATTTACAAACAGCAATATAGATGCTGCGGATActtgtaaaattttattaccaCAATCTTTTTCCTTACAGAATTATAGCAGCTCGAATGGTAGAGAGAATagaaaaaacacaaaagTAAGAAAACAATTGCTagctaaaaaaataccgAAATTAGAACCAGGATTAGTTAAAAAAtgcaattattatttattgggACTGGTGAATACTAAAAGTGTAGATGGTATAAAGAGTGAGCACATGCAGACACTCAATCCCAGTCTTGAACCATGCTATCCTGAACATTGCAACAGCAATAAGTCGCTGGCGACTGTTTATACCAGTAAAAATAGTGTTGATTCTTGTACAGAGAATCAAAGTGTgcatttatttaaaattccCAATAGTGGTATgaacaatgataatgatggtaaattaaaagagtTGTTGATCTCTGAAAAACACATGTCAGATAATTATACCACCgcaaattttgttttgccAAACGAAACTTTGCTAGCCAACGGTATTTACACAAAAGATGCAACAAGCAACGCGACGAAAATCGATACTAATTACCATAAGAGCGATGACAATATTACTACTAttctaaataataacaatcaaaaacaacataATTCAAGTTTCCAAGCTGCTTACAAGGCATTTTGTTTAGATTATACAATGGAAGCGTTATATCTCTATCATTATGACACTACTTATAATCATACtaactataaaaaaactacACCATCTGCCAAGAGGCATAACTTGATAGATAGGACAGAAGCACCTTTAACTGTAACCCCTGATAATGAGCCTGATTCAGCTTTTTCTGAGAATAAGACTTCATCTGATATAATCCGAgaaatgttattttatgaAGAAAAGCAAGAGCAAAATAATTAG